One Streptomyces sp. NBC_00223 genomic window carries:
- the ppgK gene encoding polyphosphate--glucose phosphotransferase, whose protein sequence is MNVFGVDIGGTGIKGAPVDLDKGDLSDERFKVPTPQPATPDAVIGGVREVVRHFGWTGPLGVTFPGVVVDGVTRTAANVDGGWVGYEARDRISDALGQPVVIMNDADAAGVAEMTFGVGRGRGGTIIMLTLGTGIGSALFVDGRLVPNTELGHLELEGHDAEKRASVKAREDHDLSWEHWARRLKKYLAHLEMLFSPDLFVIGGGISRKSEKFLPLIEGISAEIVPAELQNNAGIVGAAMAAAKL, encoded by the coding sequence ATGAACGTGTTCGGTGTGGACATCGGCGGTACGGGCATCAAGGGCGCTCCGGTCGACCTCGACAAGGGCGACCTCTCCGACGAGCGTTTCAAGGTCCCCACCCCGCAGCCGGCGACGCCGGACGCGGTGATCGGGGGAGTGCGCGAGGTCGTCCGCCACTTCGGCTGGACCGGCCCGCTCGGCGTGACCTTCCCCGGCGTCGTGGTGGACGGCGTGACCCGTACCGCGGCCAATGTGGACGGCGGCTGGGTCGGCTACGAGGCCCGCGACCGGATCAGCGACGCGCTCGGCCAGCCCGTGGTGATCATGAACGACGCGGACGCCGCCGGGGTCGCCGAGATGACCTTCGGCGTGGGCCGCGGCCGGGGCGGCACGATCATCATGCTGACCCTCGGTACGGGCATCGGCAGCGCCCTGTTCGTGGACGGCCGGCTCGTGCCCAACACCGAGCTGGGCCACCTGGAGCTGGAAGGCCACGACGCGGAGAAGCGCGCCTCGGTCAAGGCCCGCGAGGACCACGATCTGAGCTGGGAGCACTGGGCGCGGCGGCTGAAGAAGTACCTCGCGCACCTGGAGATGCTCTTCTCGCCCGACCTCTTCGTGATCGGCGGTGGGATCAGCCGGAAGTCGGAGAAGTTCCTTCCGCTGATCGAGGGAATCAGCGCGGAGATCGTCCCCGCGGAGCTTCAGAACAACGCGGGGATCGTCGGCGCCGCGATGGCCGCCGCAAAGCTCTGA
- a CDS encoding protein-L-isoaspartate(D-aspartate) O-methyltransferase: MNDSAYGKLVARLGESGALGVGWRGAFLRTPRSPFVPERIWIEDGPGGYRPITRQDSPEEWWAKVHADDVVVTQLDDGDDNGPGVATSSVSMPTLVARMMAELDLRPTHSVLEIGSGWSTGLLCERVGQDRVVSVEIDAEVAARAGSALESAGHRPLLITGDGTQGFPGKAPYDRVSSTAAVTRVPRAWVEQCAPGGVAVTPWGTPFCNAGLLKLHVHGEHRAVGRFTGSVNFMWVRGQRPPAAAPMSDRTGSRYGPSPIEPGLALESVHCAFAIGLRVPAVRYREAWNVSDPEATRRLVLWDGNGSEAVVFYDNWQGSDAVRQTGPRNLWGEVTAARAWWEAQGRPEFTRFGVSVLPDVQTVWLDHPGNAVTTM, translated from the coding sequence GTGAACGACTCGGCGTACGGGAAACTCGTCGCTCGGCTCGGCGAGTCCGGCGCTCTGGGAGTGGGCTGGCGGGGTGCGTTCCTGCGCACCCCGCGCAGTCCGTTCGTCCCCGAGCGCATCTGGATCGAAGACGGTCCCGGCGGATACCGGCCGATCACCAGGCAGGACAGCCCCGAGGAGTGGTGGGCCAAGGTCCACGCCGATGACGTGGTCGTCACGCAGCTCGACGACGGGGACGACAACGGCCCCGGCGTCGCGACGAGTTCCGTGAGTATGCCGACCCTCGTCGCCCGCATGATGGCGGAATTGGACCTCCGGCCCACCCATTCCGTACTGGAGATCGGGTCCGGGTGGTCGACCGGACTGCTCTGCGAACGGGTCGGACAGGATCGCGTCGTATCCGTCGAGATCGACGCGGAAGTGGCCGCGCGGGCCGGAAGCGCGCTGGAGTCGGCCGGCCACCGCCCTCTGCTCATCACGGGCGACGGAACTCAGGGATTCCCCGGGAAGGCGCCGTACGACCGAGTGAGTTCCACCGCCGCGGTCACCCGCGTACCCCGCGCCTGGGTGGAACAGTGTGCTCCCGGCGGGGTCGCCGTCACCCCCTGGGGCACGCCCTTTTGCAACGCCGGCCTGCTGAAGCTGCACGTCCACGGGGAGCACCGGGCGGTCGGCCGATTCACGGGCAGCGTGAACTTCATGTGGGTCCGCGGCCAACGTCCCCCTGCCGCCGCCCCCATGAGCGACCGGACCGGATCACGGTACGGCCCCTCCCCCATTGAACCCGGACTGGCCCTCGAATCCGTTCACTGCGCCTTCGCCATCGGCCTCCGCGTCCCCGCCGTTCGTTACCGGGAAGCGTGGAACGTCAGCGACCCGGAGGCCACACGGCGACTCGTGCTGTGGGACGGGAACGGCTCGGAGGCCGTCGTGTTCTACGACAACTGGCAAGGAAGCGACGCGGTACGGCAGACCGGTCCCCGGAATCTGTGGGGCGAGGTAACGGCCGCTCGGGCTTGGTGGGAAGCCCAGGGCCGACCGGAGTTCACCCGGTTCGGGGTCTCGGTGCTGCCCGACGTCCAGACCGTGTGGCTGGATCACCCTGGAAACGCCGTGACGACGATGTAG
- a CDS encoding DUF1707 SHOCT-like domain-containing protein has product MDESPLQKRPQSPAAPTAPATPAAPVAQAELRASDADRDRIADILREALAEGRLDATEHSERVEKVYAAKTLGELEPLVRDLPVGPTAVQAPAAVPRVYTPDPSGENPNLVGILGGAERKGRWRVGHRITAVAIMGGVEIDLSEATFTAPELVIHCTAIMGGVSIRLPENVTLRGGGVVGIMGGSDIKAFESPEPGAPVVRVDGLAFWGGVEAKAKRGKKVKDWVKKRLDG; this is encoded by the coding sequence GTGGATGAATCGCCGCTCCAGAAGCGCCCGCAATCCCCGGCGGCCCCGACAGCCCCGGCAACCCCCGCGGCCCCGGTCGCCCAGGCCGAGCTGCGAGCCTCGGACGCGGACCGCGACCGTATCGCCGACATCCTGCGCGAAGCCCTGGCCGAGGGCCGCCTCGACGCCACCGAGCACTCCGAGCGCGTCGAGAAGGTCTACGCCGCCAAGACCCTCGGCGAACTGGAGCCGCTGGTACGGGACCTGCCGGTCGGCCCGACGGCCGTCCAGGCGCCGGCGGCCGTCCCCCGCGTGTACACCCCCGACCCCAGCGGCGAGAACCCGAACCTCGTCGGCATCCTAGGCGGCGCCGAACGCAAGGGGCGCTGGCGCGTCGGCCACCGGATCACCGCCGTGGCCATCATGGGCGGCGTCGAGATCGACCTGTCCGAAGCGACCTTCACCGCACCGGAGTTGGTCATCCACTGCACGGCGATCATGGGCGGCGTCAGCATCCGGCTGCCGGAGAACGTGACGCTGCGCGGCGGCGGGGTGGTCGGCATCATGGGCGGCTCCGACATCAAGGCGTTCGAGTCGCCGGAGCCGGGCGCGCCGGTGGTCCGGGTCGACGGACTCGCCTTCTGGGGCGGCGTGGAGGCCAAGGCCAAGCGCGGCAAGAAGGTCAAGGACTGGGTGAAGAAGCGGCTCGACGGCTGA
- a CDS encoding DUF6879 family protein, with product MLLDGEEWQAKFRSFHAEAWRLETLPFYNVPQEEEEIRAFLTGERIDPYTHANEYTEDLKRVRREGKAKGRVHVVTRPLSDYLRYEFMYYLPHVWAGEDIRIMDVTDRDNPLAGVQDFWMFDKSEVILMNYESDGTQTSREVYKGDVTPYVEYQRIALAEAVPFEEYVKGLDA from the coding sequence GTGCTCTTGGATGGTGAGGAATGGCAAGCCAAGTTTCGGAGTTTCCACGCGGAAGCGTGGCGACTTGAGACGCTTCCCTTCTATAACGTCCCTCAGGAAGAGGAGGAGATTCGGGCATTTCTCACGGGTGAGCGGATCGATCCTTACACGCACGCGAACGAGTACACCGAGGACTTGAAGAGGGTCCGTCGGGAGGGGAAGGCCAAGGGGCGCGTACATGTCGTGACCCGCCCGCTCTCGGACTACCTCCGGTACGAGTTCATGTACTACCTGCCGCATGTCTGGGCCGGCGAGGACATCCGTATCATGGACGTGACGGATCGCGACAACCCGCTGGCCGGAGTTCAGGACTTCTGGATGTTCGACAAGTCCGAAGTCATCCTCATGAACTATGAGAGCGACGGCACGCAGACAAGCAGAGAAGTCTACAAGGGAGACGTGACCCCCTACGTGGAGTACCAGCGAATCGCACTTGCCGAGGCGGTCCCCTTCGAGGAGTACGTGAAGGGCCTTGACGCTTAA
- the glpX gene encoding class II fructose-bisphosphatase: protein MTEQHLPPQLEVSPEAPDRNLALELVRVTEAAAMAAGRWVGRGDKNGADGAAVNAMRTLVHTVSMNGVVVIGEGEKDEAPMLYNGERVGDGTGAECDVAVDPVDGTTLTAKGMPNAVSVLAVADRGTMFDPSAVFYMDKLVAGPEAAEFVDIEAPAAVNIRRVAKAKGGAPEDVTVVLLDRPRHNTLAREIRETGARIKFISDGDVAGAIMAVREGTGVDLLLGIGGTPEGIIAACAITCLGGTIQGKLWPKDDAERRRALDAGHDLDRVLHTKDLVSGDNVFFVATGITDGELLRGVRYRAETATTSSLVMRSRSGTIRQIDSVHRLSKLRAYSAIDFDRAR, encoded by the coding sequence ATGACCGAACAGCACTTGCCCCCGCAACTCGAAGTGAGCCCGGAGGCCCCCGATCGCAACCTCGCCCTGGAGTTGGTCCGGGTCACCGAGGCCGCCGCGATGGCCGCCGGGCGGTGGGTCGGCCGCGGAGACAAGAACGGCGCCGACGGCGCCGCGGTCAACGCGATGCGGACGCTGGTGCACACCGTCTCGATGAACGGCGTCGTGGTCATCGGCGAAGGCGAGAAGGACGAAGCGCCGATGCTCTACAACGGGGAGCGGGTGGGTGACGGCACCGGTGCGGAGTGCGACGTCGCCGTGGACCCCGTGGACGGTACGACGCTGACCGCCAAGGGCATGCCGAACGCCGTCTCGGTGCTCGCGGTCGCCGACCGGGGCACGATGTTCGACCCCTCGGCGGTCTTCTACATGGACAAGCTGGTGGCGGGCCCCGAAGCGGCGGAGTTCGTGGACATCGAGGCGCCGGCCGCGGTGAACATCCGCCGGGTGGCGAAGGCCAAGGGCGGTGCCCCCGAGGACGTCACGGTCGTGCTGCTCGACCGGCCGCGCCACAACACACTGGCCCGGGAGATCCGCGAGACGGGCGCCCGGATCAAGTTCATCTCGGACGGCGACGTGGCGGGCGCGATCATGGCCGTACGCGAAGGGACCGGTGTCGACCTGCTGTTGGGGATCGGCGGCACTCCCGAGGGCATCATCGCGGCCTGCGCGATCACCTGTCTGGGCGGCACGATCCAGGGAAAGCTGTGGCCCAAGGACGATGCCGAGCGGCGGCGTGCGCTGGACGCCGGGCACGACCTGGACCGGGTGCTGCACACCAAGGACCTGGTCAGCGGCGACAACGTCTTCTTCGTGGCGACCGGCATCACGGACGGCGAACTGCTGCGCGGGGTCCGCTACCGCGCGGAGACCGCGACCACCTCGTCACTGGTGATGCGCTCCAGGTCGGGCACGATCAGGCAGATCGACTCGGTGCACCGGCTGTCGAAGCTGCGGGCGTACAGCGCGATCGACTTCGACCGGGCGCGCTGA
- a CDS encoding 4-hydroxy-3-methylbut-2-enyl diphosphate reductase: MDRMTATTPRRVLLAAPRGYCAGVDRAVITVEKALEQYGAPVYVRKQIVHNKYVVQTLEKKGAVFVDETEEVPENAIVIFSAHGVAPVVHEEAAQRSLASIDATCPLVTKVHKEAVRFADSDYDILLIGHEGHEEVVGTMGEAPERMHLVDGPADAAKVEVRDESKVVWLSQTTLSVDETMETVDALKERFPQLISPPSDDICYATQNRQVAVKEIAGEADLVIVVGSRNSSNSIRLVEVALQSGAGASYLVDFAEECEDGWLEGVRTVGVTSGASVPEILVDGVLEWLAARGFADVEVVTSAKESIQFSLPKELRRDLRAELAAGESAK, from the coding sequence ATGGACCGCATGACTGCAACGACTCCCCGCCGCGTCCTCCTCGCCGCCCCCCGGGGGTACTGCGCGGGTGTGGACCGGGCCGTGATCACCGTCGAGAAGGCGCTTGAGCAGTACGGCGCGCCGGTCTACGTGCGCAAGCAGATCGTGCACAACAAGTACGTCGTGCAGACCCTGGAGAAGAAGGGCGCCGTCTTCGTCGACGAGACGGAGGAGGTGCCCGAGAACGCCATCGTGATCTTCTCCGCGCACGGTGTGGCCCCGGTCGTCCACGAGGAGGCCGCACAGCGCAGTCTCGCCTCCATTGACGCGACCTGCCCGCTCGTCACCAAGGTGCACAAGGAGGCCGTGCGGTTCGCCGACTCCGACTACGACATCCTGCTCATCGGCCACGAGGGCCACGAAGAGGTCGTCGGCACCATGGGCGAGGCCCCCGAGCGGATGCACCTCGTGGACGGGCCCGCCGACGCCGCCAAGGTCGAGGTCCGCGACGAGTCCAAGGTCGTCTGGCTCTCCCAGACCACCCTGTCCGTGGACGAGACGATGGAGACGGTCGACGCCCTCAAGGAGCGCTTCCCGCAGCTGATCAGCCCGCCCAGCGACGACATCTGCTACGCCACCCAGAACCGTCAGGTCGCCGTCAAGGAGATCGCCGGGGAGGCCGATCTGGTCATCGTCGTCGGCTCCCGCAACTCCTCCAACTCCATCCGGCTGGTCGAGGTCGCGCTCCAGTCCGGCGCCGGGGCCTCGTACCTGGTGGACTTCGCCGAGGAGTGCGAGGACGGCTGGCTTGAGGGGGTGCGCACGGTCGGGGTGACCTCCGGCGCCTCCGTCCCCGAGATCCTGGTCGACGGTGTGCTGGAGTGGCTTGCCGCGCGCGGCTTCGCGGACGTCGAGGTCGTCACGTCGGCCAAGGAGTCGATCCAGTTCTCGCTTCCCAAGGAACTGCGGCGCGATCTGCGTGCGGAGCTGGCCGCCGGGGAATCGGCCAAGTAG
- a CDS encoding DUF6542 domain-containing protein codes for MDQHSARTGPGQTPAPGPGGGAAPRVRASRPAAAAARPTPSAPRTTGAPRPTAPKAPRPLPMGARTAGRPKPSAASRTAGISGATRSSRWPRPRLTGLGTGALTTVVTVLGGSLDALLFHGPGVLFGLVFVAVSVAGAVCVRPYDLVAAPVAAPIAFAVGIILTADDGGGGLVGRALGVFTGLAVLTGWLYTGTVLAALIVGVRALRRPSRRRRSPRCSEAPRGRSPR; via the coding sequence GTGGACCAACACAGTGCGCGCACAGGCCCCGGCCAGACGCCCGCGCCGGGGCCCGGCGGCGGAGCGGCCCCCAGGGTTCGCGCCTCCCGCCCAGCGGCGGCCGCCGCCCGCCCCACGCCGTCCGCCCCGCGGACCACCGGTGCCCCGCGGCCGACCGCCCCCAAGGCCCCGCGCCCCCTGCCGATGGGCGCCCGGACGGCGGGCCGGCCCAAGCCCTCGGCCGCCTCCCGGACCGCCGGGATCTCCGGGGCCACCCGTTCCAGCCGCTGGCCCAGGCCCCGTCTGACCGGCCTGGGCACCGGCGCCCTCACCACCGTCGTCACCGTGCTGGGCGGCTCACTCGACGCCCTGCTCTTCCACGGCCCCGGCGTCCTCTTCGGCCTGGTCTTCGTGGCCGTCAGCGTCGCGGGCGCGGTCTGCGTACGCCCGTACGACCTGGTGGCGGCCCCGGTCGCCGCGCCCATCGCCTTCGCCGTCGGGATCATCCTGACGGCCGACGACGGGGGCGGCGGTCTGGTCGGCCGGGCGCTGGGCGTCTTCACCGGCCTGGCCGTGCTGACCGGCTGGCTCTACACCGGTACGGTGCTGGCCGCGCTGATCGTCGGGGTCAGAGCTTTGCGGCGGCCATCGCGGCGCCGACGATCCCCGCGTTGTTCTGAAGCTCCGCGGGGACGATCTCCGCGCTGA
- a CDS encoding WhiB family transcriptional regulator, with translation MLQPIEPVTDPAFPPGHPRDLGGPWHSEAACRSDEAGLFFAPSKEPTAARLSREEAAKRVCARCPVMLECREHALLQPEPYGVWGGMTAAERRVVLARRRRREVELQRPAARIAAAG, from the coding sequence GTGCTTCAACCGATCGAGCCCGTCACGGACCCCGCGTTCCCGCCAGGTCACCCGCGGGACCTGGGCGGCCCCTGGCACTCGGAGGCCGCGTGTCGCAGCGATGAGGCGGGGCTGTTCTTCGCCCCCTCCAAGGAGCCGACCGCGGCCCGGCTGTCCCGCGAGGAGGCCGCCAAGCGGGTCTGCGCCCGCTGCCCGGTGATGCTCGAATGCCGCGAACACGCCCTGCTGCAGCCCGAGCCGTACGGCGTGTGGGGCGGGATGACCGCCGCCGAGCGCCGGGTGGTGCTGGCCCGCAGGCGCCGCCGCGAGGTCGAACTCCAGCGCCCCGCCGCCCGGATAGCCGCCGCCGGTTGA
- a CDS encoding fumarate hydratase, whose protein sequence is MPEFSYTDLLPLGEDTTAYRLVTSEGVSTFEADGRTFLKVEPEALRRLAAEAMHDISHYLRPTHLAQLRRILDDPQASANDRFVALDLLKNANIAAAGVLPMCQDTGTAIVMGKRGQQVLTSGGDEEALSRGIFDAYTKLNLRYSQMAPLTMWDEKNTGSNLPAQIELYATDGGAYKFLFMAKGGGSANKSFLYQETKAVLNETSMMKFLEEKIRSLGTAACPPYHLAIVVGGTSAEFALKTAKYASAHYLDELPAAGSPEGNGFRDKELEEKVFELTQRIGIGAQFGGKYFCHDVRVVRLPRHGASCPVAIAVSCSADRQALAKITAEGVFLEQLETDPARFLPETTDEHLADDVVRIDLNRPMSEIRAELTKYPVKTRLSLSGPLVVARDIAHAKIKERLDAGEEMPQYLRDHAVYYAGPAKTPEGYASGSFGPTTAGRMDAYVEQFQAAGGSLVMLAKGNRSKQVTDACAAHGGFYLGSIGGPAARLAQDCIKKVEVVEYAELGMEAVWKIEVEDFPAFVVVDDKGNDFFQDPTPSPTFTTIPVRREA, encoded by the coding sequence ATGCCCGAGTTCTCCTATACGGATCTGCTCCCCCTCGGCGAGGACACCACCGCGTACCGCCTCGTCACCTCCGAAGGAGTCAGCACCTTCGAGGCCGACGGCCGGACCTTCCTCAAGGTCGAGCCCGAGGCGCTGCGCCGGCTCGCGGCCGAGGCGATGCACGACATCTCGCACTACCTGCGGCCCACCCACCTCGCCCAGCTGCGCCGTATCCTCGACGACCCGCAGGCCAGCGCCAACGACCGCTTCGTCGCGCTCGACCTGCTCAAGAACGCGAACATCGCCGCCGCGGGCGTGCTCCCGATGTGCCAGGACACCGGCACCGCGATCGTCATGGGCAAGCGCGGCCAGCAGGTGCTGACCTCCGGCGGCGACGAGGAGGCACTGTCCCGCGGCATCTTCGACGCGTACACCAAGCTCAATCTGCGCTACTCCCAGATGGCCCCGCTGACCATGTGGGACGAGAAGAACACCGGCTCCAACCTGCCCGCCCAGATCGAGCTGTACGCGACCGACGGCGGCGCGTACAAGTTCCTGTTCATGGCCAAGGGCGGGGGCAGCGCCAACAAGTCGTTCCTCTACCAGGAGACGAAGGCCGTACTGAACGAGACCTCCATGATGAAGTTCCTGGAGGAGAAGATCCGTTCGCTCGGTACGGCCGCCTGCCCGCCCTACCACCTCGCGATCGTCGTCGGCGGCACGAGCGCGGAGTTCGCGCTCAAGACCGCGAAGTACGCCTCCGCGCACTATCTGGACGAGCTGCCCGCCGCCGGGTCGCCCGAGGGGAACGGCTTCCGGGACAAGGAGCTGGAGGAGAAGGTCTTCGAGCTGACCCAGCGCATCGGTATCGGGGCGCAGTTCGGCGGCAAGTACTTCTGCCACGACGTGCGGGTGGTACGGCTCCCCCGGCACGGCGCGTCCTGCCCGGTGGCCATCGCGGTCTCCTGCTCGGCCGACCGGCAGGCGCTGGCGAAGATCACCGCCGAGGGCGTCTTCCTTGAGCAGTTGGAGACCGACCCGGCGCGCTTCCTGCCCGAGACCACGGATGAGCATCTGGCCGACGACGTGGTCCGGATCGACCTCAACCGGCCGATGTCCGAGATCCGCGCGGAGCTGACCAAGTACCCGGTCAAGACCCGGCTCTCGCTGTCCGGACCGCTGGTCGTGGCGCGGGACATCGCCCACGCCAAGATCAAGGAACGGCTGGACGCGGGCGAGGAGATGCCGCAGTACCTGCGGGACCACGCGGTCTACTACGCCGGGCCCGCGAAGACGCCCGAGGGCTACGCGTCAGGGTCCTTCGGGCCGACCACGGCGGGGCGGATGGACGCGTACGTCGAGCAGTTCCAGGCGGCGGGCGGGTCGCTGGTGATGCTGGCGAAGGGCAACCGCAGCAAGCAGGTCACCGACGCGTGTGCCGCGCACGGCGGCTTCTATCTCGGGTCGATCGGCGGCCCGGCGGCGCGGCTCGCGCAGGACTGCATCAAGAAGGTCGAGGTCGTCGAGTACGCCGAACTCGGTATGGAGGCGGTCTGGAAGATCGAGGTCGAGGACTTCCCGGCGTTCGTCGTCGTGGACGACAAGGGCAACGACTTCTTCCAGGACCCGACCCCCTCCCCCACCTTCACCACCATCCCCGTCCGCCGCGAGGCGTGA
- the xseA gene encoding exodeoxyribonuclease VII large subunit, giving the protein MALNTSADAPIPVGEVSRLIGGWIDRLGAVWVEGQITQLSRRPGAGVVFLTLRDPSHDVSLSVTCFRAVFEQVADVVGEGARVVVHAKPEWYGPRGTLSLRAVEIRPVGVGELLARLEQLKKKLAAEGLFALDRKLPLPFLPQLIGLVTGRASAAERDVRENARLRWPAVRFEVRNVPVQGAAAVPRVIEAIHELDAHPEVDVIVVARGGGSVEDLLPFSDEQLVRTVAACGTPVVSAIGHEPDSPLLDLVADLRASTPTDAAKRVVPDVREELARVRLVRDRALRVVRGLLDREERGLDAALSRPSMAAPYRMVDEREAQLADRLDRARRTLGHLLDRADADLTHTLARVVALSPAQTLRRGYAVLQRADGSVVREAGEVAAGDALRARVAEGEFAVRVTGDRSPARE; this is encoded by the coding sequence ATGGCTCTGAACACCTCGGCGGACGCGCCGATCCCGGTCGGCGAGGTGTCGCGGCTGATCGGCGGATGGATCGACCGGCTCGGCGCGGTGTGGGTGGAGGGGCAGATCACCCAGCTGTCGCGGCGGCCGGGCGCGGGTGTGGTGTTCCTGACGCTGCGCGACCCCTCGCACGACGTCTCGCTGTCCGTCACCTGCTTCCGCGCGGTCTTCGAGCAGGTCGCGGACGTGGTCGGCGAGGGCGCCCGGGTCGTGGTGCACGCCAAGCCGGAGTGGTACGGGCCTCGGGGCACGCTGTCGCTGCGCGCGGTGGAGATCCGGCCGGTGGGGGTGGGAGAACTGCTCGCGCGGCTGGAGCAGTTGAAGAAGAAGCTGGCCGCCGAGGGGCTCTTCGCGCTGGACCGCAAGCTCCCGCTGCCCTTCCTTCCGCAGCTGATCGGCCTGGTCACCGGCCGCGCCTCGGCCGCCGAGCGGGACGTACGGGAGAACGCGCGGCTGCGCTGGCCCGCCGTCCGCTTCGAGGTGCGCAATGTGCCGGTGCAGGGCGCGGCCGCGGTGCCGCGGGTGATCGAGGCGATCCACGAACTGGACGCGCACCCCGAGGTCGATGTGATCGTGGTGGCCCGCGGCGGCGGCAGCGTGGAGGACCTGCTGCCCTTCTCCGACGAGCAGTTGGTCCGTACGGTCGCCGCGTGCGGCACACCGGTGGTCTCGGCGATCGGCCACGAGCCGGACTCGCCGCTGCTCGACCTGGTCGCGGATCTGCGGGCGTCCACCCCGACGGACGCCGCCAAGCGCGTCGTGCCGGACGTCCGCGAGGAGCTGGCCCGGGTGCGGCTGGTACGGGACCGGGCGCTGCGGGTGGTGCGGGGGCTGCTGGACCGGGAGGAACGGGGGCTGGACGCGGCGCTGAGCCGGCCGTCGATGGCGGCGCCGTACCGGATGGTCGACGAGCGCGAGGCGCAGCTCGCGGACCGGCTGGACCGGGCGCGGCGCACGCTCGGGCATCTGCTGGACCGCGCGGACGCGGACCTGACGCACACCCTGGCCCGGGTGGTCGCCCTCTCCCCCGCGCAGACCCTGCGGCGCGGCTACGCGGTGCTCCAGCGCGCGGACGGCTCGGTGGTACGGGAAGCGGGCGAGGTGGCGGCGGGGGACGCGCTGCGGGCGCGGGTCGCCGAGGGGGAGTTCGCGGTGCGGGTGACCGGGGACCGGTCCCCGGCCCGGGAGTGA
- a CDS encoding DUF4245 domain-containing protein, whose product MAADKRGNKTVRDLVLSMLVLGVVVYLIYLFIPHDSKASPVKAVSYTVELQQARRDAPYPVAGPEGLGAGWRANSVTYDASDAKNVTWHLGFIDPAQQYVSVEQTNGPAAAFVRKVTLGAHRDGNRTVEVAGKTWDRWTGGRYAALVREETGFTTVVLGTDGESQLRKLAAALQERRGEQ is encoded by the coding sequence GTGGCAGCAGACAAGCGTGGTAACAAGACGGTCCGGGACCTGGTGCTGTCGATGCTCGTGCTCGGCGTCGTCGTCTACCTGATCTATCTGTTCATCCCGCACGACTCCAAGGCGTCCCCGGTCAAGGCGGTCAGCTACACCGTGGAGTTGCAGCAGGCCAGGCGTGACGCGCCCTATCCGGTGGCCGGTCCCGAGGGCCTGGGCGCGGGCTGGCGGGCGAACAGCGTCACCTACGACGCCTCCGACGCCAAGAACGTCACCTGGCACCTCGGCTTCATCGACCCCGCGCAGCAGTACGTGTCCGTCGAGCAGACCAACGGCCCGGCCGCAGCCTTCGTCCGCAAGGTCACGCTCGGCGCCCACCGCGACGGGAACCGTACGGTCGAGGTCGCCGGGAAGACCTGGGACCGCTGGACGGGCGGCCGCTACGCCGCTCTGGTCCGCGAGGAGACCGGTTTCACCACCGTCGTCCTGGGTACTGACGGCGAATCCCAGCTCCGTAAGCTGGCCGCCGCCCTCCAGGAGCGCCGCGGCGAGCAGTAG
- a CDS encoding exodeoxyribonuclease VII small subunit, translated as MADQDTTAALGYEQARDELIDVVRRLEAGGATLEESLALWERGEELAKICRRWLEGARARLDAALAAEEEATAGDSPED; from the coding sequence ATGGCAGACCAGGACACCACCGCGGCACTCGGCTACGAGCAGGCGCGCGACGAGCTGATCGACGTCGTCCGCCGGCTTGAGGCGGGCGGCGCCACCTTGGAGGAGTCCCTCGCGCTGTGGGAGCGGGGCGAGGAGCTGGCGAAGATCTGCCGTCGCTGGCTGGAGGGGGCCAGGGCCCGGCTCGACGCGGCGCTGGCCGCGGAAGAAGAAGCCACGGCCGGGGACTCCCCCGAGGACTGA